The Crassostrea angulata isolate pt1a10 chromosome 1, ASM2561291v2, whole genome shotgun sequence nucleotide sequence ACAGAGAGTGGGGAAATTGAGCATTAGACAACATGGGTGGTGGCCAAAAGCCAGAAGCAGGAAGAGCCCCTGGGAATTTGTAATCCATTTCTGAAGAAGAGGCTATGGATTTGGCTGGGGAAGAGGTTCTGGAGTTGTTACTCTGTATGGATTCATTCAAGTTGTTGGAAGACTCCATCTCCAAGTCCTCTTCCTCTTTGATGTCGTTTGTTGGCTGATATTCAGCCTCTGGTTTGTCCATTTCCGCCGGATTCTCATCATCTTCCAtctttttttccttcaaatgatTAAACCTCACAGGCTGAGATGCCTTCCTCTTGGATTTCCCGGACATTTTTGACAACAGGGTCCTTTTAGGAGCTGTCTGTATCTCGCTGCTGTTAACATCATCTACTTGCTCCTCTTCATCTTCTTGCCAGTCATCCAAGGTCGACTCATTTCCTTGGGCTTTCTGTTCATCATCAGGGTCACATGGTAACACCACTGTTACTTCGCCAATTCCTTCTTTCTCCAAAATTTCCTTTGCTTTTCTTTCCTCCATATTAGTACTTTCAGCTTTGATGTCGGCCATTTCATAGCTAGACTTTTTGGACAGATCCGATGGTAGGGCACCATTGGACTCCTCACATTTCCACTCTTTGCCAGCAATAGAATGGTGTGGAGTTTCACATGCATTACTTCCCTGTTGCTCTTCGTGCTGTTGTTGGAAGTGTTTCCGTAGAACATCATAGTCAGAAAATCCTTGCCCACAATCTCTGCAGTAACAGAAATCATGACTGCTGTGCATTTTGATATGTTTCAGAAGAGAGGACTCTAGGCAGAAAGATTTCTTGCAGATCATGCAACAGTAAGATCCATTGTCTTTCCTCTTAAATCTCAGTACGCTATAATGGTCAGAGAGTGAAGTGGCTGAACTCGGACTCAGGCAGTCTGTGGGAGGGGTGGAAGATTCAGCAGTTGAGGTAGATAAGCCTGTGTTGGATAACAAAGTGGAATGGCATTTACGCACATGTTTGTGCATTTGATACTGAAATGGAAGTGATACAGAACAGTGTTTGCAATGATATGTTTTGATTTCCCTCTCAAAGTGGAATGAGAGATGGAACTGTATTTTGCTGAGGTAATTGAACAGTTTCCCACAGAGGTAACACCTGTACGCACACACCTTCTGTCCCGAATACGGCAGAGTCCCATCCAGGCGTGTCACCAGAACAGTTTCACTGTCCACCTTCATATCACAGGATCCTGAGTTGGAGACTTGCTGGATTTCATATCCTGCTGTAATTCCACCTGGTTTGACCAGCTGTGTTACATTAAGTGAAGGAATAGGTGCAAATATCTTGGGATTGACAGATTCAAATGTGGAGTCTTTGTGTTTGAGGACCCCCAAGGATTCCTCTGGTAGTGGATCCCTGAAGGATTTGTCACTGCAGTAGGGAGATGGTGTCTCCCCGTTGGTCATCTGTAGAGAGTGGTATAGGGGCAGGGCTGCTGTGGAGAGGGTGGAGGGGGTGGTTGGGTACACTGCTGGGTTAGAACCTCCCTCCGAGGACAGGCCGGGGGAGGTTCTATGGTGGGAAGCATCGTTTGAGGCCTTCCCGTTGCCCATCGTGGGCACTTTGTTCTGCTTCTTGAGCTTCTGGTATCGCTCCTCTAGCCCTGGGCTCAGCTCCAGCATGTAGCCGTGAGCTGACTTGAGGTGATACATCATGCTGTTCTTGGCCCGAAATTGTTTCCCACACACCTGCAAGTTAcgaaatttataaaacaaatactaATCACAAAATCCTTCTATGTAAATTAATCttcaaataaaacttatattaatatatatttttaaccagaggatatatacatattatacatgtattgttaagaGTTTATGTGTGATAAACAGTGGAATCATTTACATTATAAATGGCCATTTCTCATCTATTGTCTTAAATTAAAAGGATCACTTTAGTGGACAAACAATTATTATCCAATTACAAATATTAGAAGTCTATAAACGTATTCAGAGAAAAGCGATACATGTCATCACAATATCTAAGAATTATAGTTGCCACAAAATACAGAGTATGTATGGCTATTTCACATAACAGTTACAGAGTAGATTTGTATAAACTTAATGCTGGTTTGCTCACCTCACATTTGAATGGCCTTTCACCTGTATGTGACATCATGTGCCTCTTCAAATCACTCGGCTTCATGCACACCTTCTTACAAATCTCACAGACTCGCTTCTTACTGGTTTCCACCACCACCCCATTAACTAGGAATGGCAGACTGCTGTCCAGGCAATCTCTGCCAAAGTTCAGGTTATTCTCAGTCTCAAATTTTTGGCGTTTCTTCTCCAGGTCCTGAATGACGGATTCGTCCACTAGCTCTCCCGCTTCTAACTTTCTCTTGCGAATGTCTGGGTACCGGGCAGCGATGCTTTTATGTTCTATACCATGCACTGAAAACTGATGATACAGCAACGTCCTCTTCGCATTGAAAGATTTGTTGCAAACCTGCACaggtaaaataaacaaaatatgatgATAAAGACACaatgtttttcttatttaacctttttaacttgtttttacATACATTTGTTTAATAAAGACATGCATCTCCCCGTTGGTCATCTGTAGAGAGTGGTATAAGGGCATGGCTTTGCACCATTAACAATTATAGAATAAATCTGTTCTTAAATCAAAGGTGTATTTAAATATGTACTGttgaaatgataaatattattttgtaaggatagtttaattttacaattgaagGAAAGGTATGCTTGTctcaataataaatatatctttatataattttttatgtactttaaaaatcttctccctcaaatttcaaaaaatttcaactcaaaaaattatttcttgtcCAGTAGCATTGGGGCCCATTGGTCCATGTAACAAAAAGATAAACTACTGAAGCATGAATCCTCTCTTGATGAAATATAATGCAGGTCCAAAACTTTGCTCTATGGGCAACCTTACAAAACATGTTCTACTTTTATAACATCAAATAACACTGAATATCAGATTTTAACATCATATAACGTTACTtatggtggtatgggacatcgtTATGTTGATATTTATGTGGAATAAAGTACATTAAAATTAGAATACTTtcaccagtttagaattttcatatataacacaatttaaccaaaaaatagcttttgaaaattgttggagaggtaaaaaatgtaaaaccactcagcgggattcaaactcatgacttacagattcgtagcaatccctctaacccactgtgctatgTAGTAAGTTCACGggattgggaaagaaactacttaatatataattacactttatttattgtttatttagataaacaatatgtcacaacatggaagtgcaCCATACCATCTAATCTAGCTGaggtttttattgaaaaattatacTTTCAGCAGATCATATATCAAATGATGCCATCACATAGAAATAGATTACTTGCTCACCACCTTATCCAAACCTTCAATTTAGCCACCATCAATGGCCAACTTACCAAGCACAGGAAAGGTCTCTCTCCTGTATGTGTCCTCAGATGGGTTTTGAGTTCAGTGACAGTATCCTTTAAGACACCACAGAACTCACACTTGAACATTCCATTTTCTATTTCAAAGTGGCACCCTTCCTGAAAGGGTTCCTCACTCATGTCACTGCTGTCGTGGCCACCACCCCACCCCTGGCCCGCCCCGGGGGATAGGCTTTGGAAGTCTTCGTTATTACTGTCCTCTTCCTCACTCCCCGGATCACAACTGACTCCGTCGGATATTTCATCATCCATCATTTCCTTTTTAACTACAGCATCCACATTCTCCAGCACACTTCTCCCTCCCTCTTCCTCACTGACTACTGCCATTCTTTTATCCATGGATTCTGGATGATCAGTGGATTTCTCATTGCTCTCTGGATTTTCCGGATCCGCTTCTTTACTGACTTCGTGATCATCCACTGGAGAAGTCGACTTCATTCTCCGTTTGTCAGTGTCTGTTTCTTCCACCATGTTTCCATTTTCTGTCAGGTCCTTGCTTTCCTTGGAAGAGTTAGTTTTGCTCTTGGAGGAAGAACCCCTGAGAGATTTCTTTATAATTCTGTTTTCTGTGTCTGGCCTTTCAATGAGGTTCCCATTATTGTCTGCTACTACTGTCTTCACAGATCGCCTTCTTCTGGAGCCATTTGGTGGAAAATTCCCAGCATTTTCTACAAGCAGACATTGACAAATTCCTAATAATCAACTCCAAACACAGCTTTCTTTCTATAACTGAATAGAAGTTTCAACCCTAATTACACTGATAAATATCTACAACACAGCAAATCTCACTCCTGGGTATATATATGGTCATGCATGCATAGTTTAAAACCTAACACACATACCCCTAATACCATGTAGCAGTTGTTACAATATCAACATTTCCACTATTTAAACTGTTACCGGGAGCTGTTAGAACCTGATTGGGTTTGTCTTTGGTGTCTCAGTGATATCTGTTATATCATAAACCCTTTGATAAAATTACCTAACACATTAATCCTTAGAAGCTTACATAATCTTGACTACATGTGCGCTTGGCCTCCATTATCACACCTGAAAACAATTGTGTCACTACGTTCCcaattagattatttattaacACATACACATTTTTCACTTTCCTGAGTCAACGATAAATATACCCACACAAAATGCTCACAAACATTTCCTACCCATAAAAATGAACTGAATTACAGCTTGGGAGAAAACAGAgtactttatttcaaatgtatCAAATAAATGGCCAGGTAGATAGATGTATAGAGTTCTTTTAGCTCTAGGTTACAGTTCCATACACGCACATGTTGGGGGGAATTAATTTGTTCCAGTCATGCATGACCGGAAAGCAGCCATGTAGAACACCTGTGGGCTGTATCCAGCATGCATAAACACATTGGTTGAATATACCTACTGAGTCTATTGACAGGTAAGAAAACATGTGATTGGACCAAGCTTTTCAGCAAATACCTGTAATTACACCACTATTCATGCATTCTCAGACAGGGTTTACAATGGGAGAACTAATGACAGAGTGTTATTTCAAAATGCCaatcaatcaattaattaaaatagaGCCCCAAGGTAAAAGTATTGATGGTTTGATAAGAGGTCAGCTAAAAAAAGGGACAAATTctatctaaaaataaatttgttgttggacttcataattataaaaaaaaatatcttttcccCCAAAACATGctacaataaaattttaatatcacTTAATTAATAAATGCAGTGATATTCTCTTTCTCTAAACCACTTTTAGATTTCTAACTCTCAAAACAGATCAAAGCTGGTTGTTCCATCCATCCTTCCATCCCTTCAAGTTCCCCTACATAGAGCCCCAATGTGTGACCTACCCAGAAGATTATGCTATTTTCCCTTTAACTGAGAATTACATAACTGGCCACTTGAATTCCCACACAATGGAGATTATACAATGTCCACCCAAGTAAAGTGTCCAGCAGGTATATTGACACAGGCCAACACGAGAAACACCGAATTCCCGCTCTGATAAGACAGCCCAACTAGTGATGCGTTTCAAAAGAtcttaaacatttttaagtGCCCTAACATTTCATACCTTCATCTGAGTTGTCTCTTACATTTGATTCCCCTaacccaataaaaaaaatttctaggaGAAAATTACACATAGTAATCGTAAATTATTATCAGAATTCAGTGCAATATGTACATATACTCaatactaaataaaaaaaaaatcatagaatATATTTATTACCGGTAGTATTTCCAAGAAATGTTACACATTACACATCAATAGAGGATCAAGTTCTAGATACACAGCAAATTTTCTGTTATCTCCTACTCGTATTCTTGGAAATTATGTGttataatacattgtatttatattgaTGTACAGCTATCAACAACATTCAAATAACAATTGATAATTTATATTGTTACTTAATCATTCAATCTgtctatacaaatattttaaatttgtataaatatGCAATTGATAAAAATGCACCCACTGTTTCTTTTTCCATTAAATGAACTGAAATATAGATTGCCATTTATAAACTGCCTATAAAAGATGCTTTAATATTTCATAAGCATTATCGTCTACCAATCAATAAAAACAGAGGATCTACCAAGCTAAGAGAATCCTTCATACACACGCGTTAACAGACTCTAGAGAATGCAATTCACCTTCTACAATTCATATCTCACACAATTTACCGTACATACATATATCCTTTATTTCGTATAAACATGTTTAAAGCAATTGATGCATGTGACTGGGTATCAAATTCTCCTGCCAACAGGAACAAGTGTATCCCAGAATAAACAGCCTTAAAACGTGCATTGATTTGGGGCTGTCATGCATGGTGAGACCTGGTTGTGGGCATTCCTGCATGCAAAACAAACAGGATAATGAAACACCTCCACAACACGCGAGGAGGTCCGCATACCCGAAGGTCACTCCATGGTAATGCATTTCTGCTAAAGaatttattctaaatcatgCATGACCTGCCACCAAGATTAGCTTGCTCTGGGGTATGTTGCATGCTAGGATGTGACCATACATGAGCCTGTCCAACAAAAGACATTTTTGAATAAGCACTTGTTCAAAAATCAGAACAAACTACCTGTTAAATTATTCTAAGGAAAAGCTATCCCCTTACAAATTTAAAGATTCAAAAATACTTTTACCCTCTCAACAAAAATctgttaatttcttttttcataaaagtttttgaaaaaaatcaaggcAGTTTATCTTACCCCATTTTCTtagctgaaaaatatttttgtaattttccttTGCAAAGACCCAACACCCCAGTGGCTTCTTTCtggttttttctttttgcttaaCCCTCTATAACTAGACATAACATTAAGCACCCTTCTACAAGTACATCCCAAAAAATACATCTCTGCCAGTTTACACAATATAGGATGTAATACATAATGGACACATAAATGTGTATAAAAAGTGACTGGTTTATCATTAACATCATCAGCGGATTAGGGGGTAGATGTCTTCCGATGCTCTTTCTTGGTGACAGGGGATCAATCACAAAGTGATCATTACATAAACCCACCAATTACTCAATGCGATGCTCCAAACCTGACCCCAGCACTCACCCCCAGCACTCACCTGACAGCCTATAACTTCAGTGGAATATTCATCTATATTCACTATTCAGCTACCCAGCAGATCTGATATACTTTCGTTATTCTACTGAATActtcaccttttttttttttgcttaaccCTTTACAACTAGACATAACAACCTCCTCTACAAGTACATCCCCAAAAATATACTACCgtatatgttttatgccttatGTCAATTCCAGACTCAATATGAGgctaaatctttaaaagtatCATGTATAAAGGCAATCAGATTTTTAACCACTTTGGAATCACTTTGTATGCACAGATAAATTCCAGTataattaaaaactattttttgcaatatgataataacatatcattttacacaacctaaaattacaaaacaccATTAAAGAATAAGATCACAATCAACAACTATTACATCATATCACCAGTTTGGTCTTTGGAGACAGTTGcggcagggttgtctctaagactcGGGGGCCAGGAATTCCCCCgcctataatgccttaattacccggctattattgcatttcaaacacaatctagctaCCTTATAAGCAAGACCTCCAGACCCcccttcttcttttttatttcttccttttacttcaattttttaaGAGAATTCTGCAAGTCGCCAGAAAGTGTTTCTTGTAAcaaattttatctatataactGTCATCTGCTAGTCCCCAGTCTTGCATAGCAAGTCAAAAGTTGAACTTGTCCTATAATAACAAGACAAACTCCTTAggtttcggggggggggggggggggggggggtgtgtgaATTTTTTCTACTGTAAAATTTTACGGGTGTAGGATTGGTGAGATTGGTGAAACTGAGATTTCCATCATGAAAGTTTGAAGGAGCCAATTAGAATAGAGCATGAACTATTCACGAGACCAAGAAAGATGAACTGAATGTCACGAAagtgttttcaaaaattaaatttggtttttaatgaaatattttttatgactttatgtcacaatttatttcattcaaatcTAAAATAAGGAGGCCACAGACAAACACTGAAAAAGTGGTCACATGATCATGCAttataagatatatttataGGTATGGTGTAATAGTATAGGGCATGTTTTACTGCATGGAGTATCTTGCCTTAGCATCTATTACTAGTCTATGGTAAATCAGTGGTTCCTTATAAGAACTTTACATGAAGGGTAATTATCAATAGGGACAAATGCAATTATAGGTTACTGATTATAATGGTATATGGTTTATGGGTGGGGCTGTAAGGTAATATAAGTTGATTATTGTTGTTTCACCCCGAAAGTCAAGTTGCTCCTTAAAtgaacaattcaaaaataattcacTCCTAAATACATTTCATAGGCATCCAAATGCTACATGATCTTTTGATACTTTTCACCAGCATCCCAAACTTGGGGTAgggatacatgtattaggtaaAGCTGAAGttttaatcaaaacaattttaacaccAGTGCCCCAGCTGTAATAGTGTACCCCtttctgattaaaaaaaaagaaatgctaCATTAATAGCTATGATAGGGTCATAATAATTGAGGTTAATTGTAATAACTTTTTAT carries:
- the LOC128189134 gene encoding MDS1 and EVI1 complex locus protein EVI1-A-like isoform X2, which produces MVEETDTDKRRMKSTSPVDDHEVSKEADPENPESNEKSTDHPESMDKRMAVVSEEEGGRSVLENVDAVVKKEMMDDEISDGVSCDPGSEEEDSNNEDFQSLSPGAGQGWGGGHDSSDMSEEPFQEGCHFEIENGMFKCEFCGVLKDTVTELKTHLRTHTGERPFLCLVCNKSFNAKRTLLYHQFSVHGIEHKSIAARYPDIRKRKLEAGELVDESVIQDLEKKRQKFETENNLNFGRDCLDSSLPFLVNGVVVETSKKRVCEICKKVCMKPSDLKRHMMSHTGERPFKCEVCGKQFRAKNSMMYHLKSAHGYMLELSPGLEERYQKLKKQNKVPTMGNGKASNDASHHRTSPGLSSEGGSNPAVYPTTPSTLSTAALPLYHSLQMTNGETPSPYCSDKSFRDPLPEESLGVLKHKDSTFESVNPKIFAPIPSLNVTQLVKPGGITAGYEIQQVSNSGSCDMKVDSETVLVTRLDGTLPYSGQKVCAYRCYLCGKLFNYLSKIQFHLSFHFEREIKTYHCKHCSVSLPFQYQMHKHVRKCHSTLLSNTGLSTSTAESSTPPTDCLSPSSATSLSDHYSVLRFKRKDNGSYCCMICKKSFCLESSLLKHIKMHSSHDFCYCRDCGQGFSDYDVLRKHFQQQHEEQQGSNACETPHHSIAGKEWKCEESNGALPSDLSKKSSYEMADIKAESTNMEERKAKEILEKEGIGEVTVVLPCDPDDEQKAQGNESTLDDWQEDEEEQVDDVNSSEIQTAPKRTLLSKMSGKSKRKASQPVRFNHLKEKKMEDDENPAEMDKPEAEYQPTNDIKEEEDLEMESSNNLNESIQSNNSRTSSPAKSIASSSEMDYKFPGALPASGFWPPPMLSNAQFPHSLLATGQYLQAMASSGHVANPVSLAQAMNNPATAQAMLASGQMSSIAQAMANAGHLPGSLANAMTTASSKSMFMPPNLASAAAAFMHPSFSFPQIYAMQAAIAFQQSKLNNNVNTPNGKTEVNDTSKADSSKAAASNADSDGPLDLATSSPSDDKNRNSPSTSSAGNLSDSSIRLPDDGSPNTSTPGELAEDYRDSLVGMPKVQWSPSDGGSPFGWNHMTADGRKVTSLSRTHSRLPIVNSPVNRDQICKPTTLDDGRQVFTCPFCSKNFSSYSDINRHMDFHEDIRPYKCKYCEYYARTNSQLKVHMMRHQGIREFCCKVCNYKGVTQSDLNRHMKSQIHMLKSRNECSFCGEGFVTAKNLEKHLDGNCIVKVQQEKGEYLF
- the LOC128189134 gene encoding uncharacterized protein LOC128189134 isoform X1, translated to MPKISKRKQQQPSQLNENAGNFPPNGSRRRRSVKTVVADNNGNLIERPDTENRIIKKSLRGSSSKSKTNSSKESKDLTENGNMVEETDTDKRRMKSTSPVDDHEVSKEADPENPESNEKSTDHPESMDKRMAVVSEEEGGRSVLENVDAVVKKEMMDDEISDGVSCDPGSEEEDSNNEDFQSLSPGAGQGWGGGHDSSDMSEEPFQEGCHFEIENGMFKCEFCGVLKDTVTELKTHLRTHTGERPFLCLVCNKSFNAKRTLLYHQFSVHGIEHKSIAARYPDIRKRKLEAGELVDESVIQDLEKKRQKFETENNLNFGRDCLDSSLPFLVNGVVVETSKKRVCEICKKVCMKPSDLKRHMMSHTGERPFKCEVCGKQFRAKNSMMYHLKSAHGYMLELSPGLEERYQKLKKQNKVPTMGNGKASNDASHHRTSPGLSSEGGSNPAVYPTTPSTLSTAALPLYHSLQMTNGETPSPYCSDKSFRDPLPEESLGVLKHKDSTFESVNPKIFAPIPSLNVTQLVKPGGITAGYEIQQVSNSGSCDMKVDSETVLVTRLDGTLPYSGQKVCAYRCYLCGKLFNYLSKIQFHLSFHFEREIKTYHCKHCSVSLPFQYQMHKHVRKCHSTLLSNTGLSTSTAESSTPPTDCLSPSSATSLSDHYSVLRFKRKDNGSYCCMICKKSFCLESSLLKHIKMHSSHDFCYCRDCGQGFSDYDVLRKHFQQQHEEQQGSNACETPHHSIAGKEWKCEESNGALPSDLSKKSSYEMADIKAESTNMEERKAKEILEKEGIGEVTVVLPCDPDDEQKAQGNESTLDDWQEDEEEQVDDVNSSEIQTAPKRTLLSKMSGKSKRKASQPVRFNHLKEKKMEDDENPAEMDKPEAEYQPTNDIKEEEDLEMESSNNLNESIQSNNSRTSSPAKSIASSSEMDYKFPGALPASGFWPPPMLSNAQFPHSLLATGQYLQAMASSGHVANPVSLAQAMNNPATAQAMLASGQMSSIAQAMANAGHLPGSLANAMTTASSKSMFMPPNLASAAAAFMHPSFSFPQIYAMQAAIAFQQSKLNNNVNTPNGKTEVNDTSKADSSKAAASNADSDGPLDLATSSPSDDKNRNSPSTSSAGNLSDSSIRLPDDGSPNTSTPGELAEDYRDSLVGMPKVQWSPSDGGSPFGWNHMTADGRKVTSLSRTHSRLPIVNSPVNRDQICKPTTLDDGRQVFTCPFCSKNFSSYSDINRHMDFHEDIRPYKCKYCEYYARTNSQLKVHMMRHQGIREFCCKVCNYKGVTQSDLNRHMKSQIHMLKSRNECSFCGEGFVTAKNLEKHLDGNCIVKVQQEKGEYLF